The following proteins come from a genomic window of Syntrophorhabdaceae bacterium:
- a CDS encoding type I restriction endonuclease subunit R encodes MTQDKTPPHIKLDERNHVEKPLLDQLDGLGWQIIDLDGKQHPGDTYRQSFTEVVMLPVLREQLKVINDWLEDDQVEEVVKQLTASFPGTGLIQNNRHVFTLLLENTSVSENRKTGEKSPTVRFVDFTHRENNRFIAVCQLKVRVLGTEYHIVPDIVLFLNGLPVVVIECKSPKVKDAIPEAIDQLLRYSEQRGVRGEGSAPLFYYNQIVIATCRQEAKFGTITTHSEKYFYRWADPYPRTVDDLDHGESSPNDQQRLVAGMLDRDNLLDLVRIFTLFSTNDKGETIKIVGRYQQFRAVKLAVKRLQTGRNPRERSGIIWHTQGSGKSLTMMFMVREMYRHAQLSNWKVVFVTDRTQLEGQLTETSQSIGFTVKVADSIKMLKKLLRSDSSDLVMAMIHKFREADLTETFPELNPSPHILVMTDEAHRSQYAMLGANLDKGIPNAARIGYTGTPIDKTERVFGDYIDKYTMRQSIDDGVTLEIVYEGRTHNAEVTDQAGMDTAFEDVFSDYNLQQRMDILGYGSREAYLESEPTIKAKAKDMVTHYLTHVFPNGYKAQVVATSREAAVRYKKHIDAAMAAAIAGLEQTNPKRLDLDQLGRLKTDVIISGDHNDLPHLKAYSDKSRHETSIKSFKMAFGSEEEGVTGDMGILIVNNMLLTGFDAPVEQVMYLDKVIIAHNLLQAIARVNRVGGESKDKGFVVDYVGVGHHLKRAIDNYDEREQKEVLDTLSFPEEELQELKTSHAAIMALLKKHGLTDLSDHDAFFDLFYDEDLRFDYMLAFKKVTKCLNVVFPARQALDYMDDYKALTEINVLAGKHFRDESLSMKGIPSKLRSITDTYLESKGIDVKIEPISILDADFQKQVDKRSRTKTKAAEVEHAIRHHLDVELDDDPDLQASFAEALAMIFKEFRDNWNKIYEELEKLRVRIINAGKEPTYGLHRKKQMPLFRMFKREIFGEDDVEFPPELSLAAEPRSVYSINEEDRVSCLVDLTQKVFLVVERELKLTGFWESIPARNKLKAELQNILLAPEFSKLPGVVKNRAHIISRIMEIAYKKNDIILYAE; translated from the coding sequence ATGACCCAGGACAAAACACCCCCGCACATCAAACTCGATGAACGGAACCACGTGGAGAAACCCCTCCTCGATCAACTTGATGGGCTGGGTTGGCAGATCATCGACCTCGACGGCAAGCAACACCCCGGAGACACCTACCGCCAGAGCTTTACGGAAGTGGTGATGCTCCCGGTGCTTCGGGAGCAGCTCAAAGTCATCAACGACTGGCTTGAAGACGATCAGGTAGAAGAGGTAGTCAAGCAACTCACCGCGAGTTTTCCCGGTACGGGATTGATTCAAAATAACCGCCATGTTTTCACTCTGCTTCTGGAAAACACCAGCGTGAGCGAAAACCGCAAAACCGGCGAGAAAAGCCCGACTGTTCGTTTTGTTGATTTTACGCACCGGGAGAACAACCGCTTTATCGCAGTGTGTCAACTCAAAGTGCGCGTACTGGGTACCGAGTACCACATCGTACCGGACATTGTGCTGTTTCTCAACGGCCTGCCGGTGGTGGTGATCGAGTGCAAATCACCAAAGGTCAAAGACGCCATCCCTGAAGCTATTGACCAGTTGCTCCGTTACAGCGAACAGCGCGGAGTCAGGGGCGAAGGCAGTGCACCGCTTTTCTATTACAACCAGATTGTGATTGCCACCTGCCGCCAGGAGGCCAAGTTTGGCACCATCACCACTCACAGCGAGAAGTACTTCTACCGATGGGCCGATCCTTATCCCCGCACGGTGGATGATCTGGACCATGGCGAAAGCAGCCCCAATGACCAGCAGCGCCTGGTTGCAGGGATGCTCGACCGCGACAATCTATTGGATCTTGTTCGTATCTTCACCTTGTTTTCAACCAATGACAAAGGCGAGACCATCAAGATCGTGGGGCGCTACCAGCAGTTCCGCGCTGTAAAGCTGGCGGTCAAGCGCCTTCAGACAGGCAGGAATCCTCGCGAACGCAGCGGCATCATCTGGCACACCCAGGGTTCAGGCAAATCGCTGACCATGATGTTCATGGTGCGCGAGATGTACCGACATGCCCAACTCTCGAACTGGAAGGTGGTTTTTGTGACTGACCGTACCCAACTGGAAGGGCAACTCACAGAGACCAGTCAGAGCATCGGCTTTACCGTGAAGGTGGCCGACAGCATCAAGATGCTCAAGAAACTCCTGCGCTCCGATTCCTCGGATCTGGTGATGGCCATGATTCACAAGTTCCGCGAAGCCGATCTTACCGAAACCTTCCCGGAATTGAACCCAAGTCCTCATATATTGGTGATGACCGACGAGGCACATCGTTCCCAATACGCCATGCTCGGGGCTAACCTTGACAAAGGTATCCCCAATGCCGCCCGTATCGGCTACACCGGTACGCCCATCGACAAGACAGAACGTGTTTTCGGCGACTACATCGATAAATACACCATGCGCCAGTCCATCGATGACGGTGTGACCCTGGAGATTGTCTATGAAGGCCGTACTCACAATGCCGAAGTGACCGATCAGGCAGGCATGGATACTGCCTTTGAGGATGTTTTCAGTGATTACAACCTTCAGCAGCGTATGGATATTCTCGGTTACGGTTCCCGCGAAGCCTACCTGGAATCTGAACCCACTATCAAGGCCAAGGCCAAAGATATGGTAACCCACTACCTGACGCATGTCTTTCCCAATGGCTATAAAGCGCAGGTGGTAGCCACGTCCCGCGAAGCAGCGGTGCGCTATAAAAAGCACATCGACGCTGCCATGGCGGCTGCAATTGCCGGCCTGGAACAGACCAACCCGAAGAGGCTCGACCTCGACCAACTGGGAAGGTTGAAGACTGACGTCATTATCTCCGGCGATCACAACGATCTGCCCCACCTCAAGGCATACTCTGATAAGTCCAGGCATGAGACCAGCATAAAGAGCTTTAAGATGGCCTTTGGCAGTGAAGAGGAAGGTGTCACCGGCGACATGGGTATTCTGATTGTCAATAACATGCTGCTTACCGGCTTCGACGCACCAGTGGAGCAAGTGATGTATCTTGATAAGGTAATCATTGCCCACAATCTCCTCCAGGCCATTGCCCGTGTGAATCGCGTGGGTGGCGAGTCTAAGGATAAAGGATTCGTCGTTGATTATGTGGGGGTTGGCCACCATCTGAAAAGGGCCATCGACAACTATGATGAGCGTGAACAAAAGGAAGTACTTGATACCCTGAGTTTCCCCGAGGAAGAATTGCAGGAGCTGAAAACGAGCCACGCGGCCATCATGGCCCTGCTCAAAAAGCATGGTTTGACTGACCTCTCCGATCACGACGCATTCTTCGATCTGTTTTATGATGAAGACCTCCGATTCGATTACATGCTGGCGTTCAAGAAGGTGACCAAGTGTCTGAACGTGGTCTTCCCGGCCCGGCAGGCCCTCGACTATATGGATGATTACAAGGCCCTTACCGAGATTAATGTGCTGGCAGGGAAACATTTCCGAGATGAAAGTTTGAGCATGAAAGGTATCCCGAGCAAGTTGCGCAGCATCACCGACACCTATCTTGAGTCAAAAGGGATTGATGTGAAGATCGAGCCGATCTCCATCCTTGATGCTGACTTTCAGAAACAGGTCGATAAACGAAGCCGTACAAAGACCAAGGCGGCAGAGGTGGAACATGCCATCCGCCATCACCTCGATGTTGAGCTGGACGATGACCCTGACCTGCAAGCCTCTTTTGCTGAAGCATTGGCGATGATCTTTAAAGAGTTTCGCGACAATTGGAACAAAATCTACGAAGAACTGGAAAAGCTACGGGTGCGCATCATTAACGCCGGTAAGGAGCCTACCTATGGTCTGCATCGTAAAAAACAGATGCCCTTATTCCGAATGTTCAAGAGGGAAATCTTTGGGGAAGATGATGTTGAATTTCCCCCAGAACTATCTTTAGCCGCAGAGCCCCGGAGCGTATATAGCATAAACGAGGAAGATAGGGTCAGTTGCTTGGTTGACCTGACGCAGAAGGTCTTTCTGGTTGTAGAACGGGAATTGAAGCTTACCGGTTTTTGGGAAAGCATACCGGCCAGGAACAAATTAAAAGCGGAGCTTCAAAATATACTGCTTGCACCTGAATTCTCCAAACTTCCTGGAGTTGTAAAAAATCGCGCCCACATCATCTCCCGGATAATGGAAATTGCCTATAAGAAAAATGACATCATTCTCTACGCGGAGTGA
- a CDS encoding SprT family zinc-dependent metalloprotease has product MDLGYTIQRSAKRRKLTITVERDRSVVVHAPEKMSDEKIRQVIESKRQWIYKKIGHPQKYRDLPHAPGKELVSGESAFYLGRQYRIEIVKKGLTEIQFTQRFLVPGTQGMKREEALREWYFGKAKEKIIPRVKVHSRGLGVDVGRVKIVDNRYRWGSCTLHNNVNFNWRLIKAPMFVIDYVIVHELAHLIEANHTPRFWNIVRVQTPTMEKAKNWLKEHGQLLEQTI; this is encoded by the coding sequence ATGGACTTGGGATACACCATTCAAAGATCGGCCAAGCGGCGTAAACTGACCATCACGGTGGAACGAGATCGCAGTGTCGTGGTGCATGCGCCGGAGAAAATGTCCGACGAAAAGATTCGGCAGGTAATCGAGTCAAAGCGTCAATGGATTTATAAAAAGATCGGCCATCCCCAGAAATACAGGGATTTGCCCCACGCACCGGGGAAGGAACTGGTCAGCGGTGAATCGGCGTTTTATCTGGGCCGGCAGTATCGCATCGAGATAGTCAAAAAGGGTTTAACAGAGATACAGTTTACGCAACGATTCCTTGTTCCGGGAACACAAGGGATGAAACGAGAGGAGGCTTTGCGGGAATGGTATTTCGGCAAGGCCAAAGAAAAGATTATTCCTCGAGTGAAGGTTCACTCCCGTGGCCTCGGTGTCGATGTTGGCCGGGTCAAGATCGTTGACAACCGCTACCGCTGGGGTTCCTGCACTCTGCACAACAATGTCAATTTCAACTGGCGGCTGATTAAAGCCCCGATGTTTGTCATCGACTACGTTATCGTCCATGAACTTGCTCACCTTATCGAAGCCAACCATACACCCAGATTCTGGAATATCGTGCGAGTACAAACTCCTACCATGGAGAAGGCAAAGAACTGGTTAAAGGAGCACGGACAATTGTTGGAACAAACAATATGA
- a CDS encoding transposase, with protein sequence MARPLRIEYPGALYHVTSRGNAKRKIFRNDIDRMYFLDLLGKTVTRYHWICHGYCLMDNHYHLVIETPEGNLSRGMKHLNGVYTQKYNWRYKKTGHILQGRFNAIIVDKDSYLLQLCRYVLLNPVRAKIVETPDLWRWSSYNAMTGKEKQPEYLTTDWVLGQFSDQKRRAHRLFKDFVMKGIHDTTLWKNVKGQIFLGEKEFIERCKRILGKYDALHEIPRSQRFADRPSLEHLFTDNIQQQKQERNNVIHDACIQYGYTLKEVADFLGIHYTTVSNVIRNHENDKN encoded by the coding sequence ATGGCACGCCCCCTCCGTATCGAATACCCCGGCGCCCTTTACCATGTTACCTCCCGCGGGAATGCCAAGCGGAAGATATTCAGGAACGATATAGACAGGATGTATTTTCTTGATCTCCTGGGGAAAACCGTCACACGGTATCACTGGATATGCCATGGCTACTGTCTGATGGACAACCATTACCACCTGGTGATCGAGACCCCAGAAGGGAACCTTTCCCGCGGCATGAAGCATCTCAACGGCGTCTATACCCAGAAATACAACTGGCGGTACAAGAAAACGGGGCATATTCTCCAGGGCAGATTCAATGCGATCATCGTCGATAAGGACAGCTATCTTCTTCAACTCTGCAGGTATGTGCTCCTTAATCCCGTACGGGCAAAAATAGTTGAAACCCCTGATCTCTGGAGATGGAGCAGCTATAACGCAATGACAGGAAAGGAAAAGCAGCCAGAGTATCTCACAACCGACTGGGTGCTCGGACAGTTCAGTGATCAGAAAAGGCGTGCCCACAGGTTATTCAAAGATTTTGTGATGAAGGGTATCCATGATACTACGCTCTGGAAGAATGTAAAAGGACAAATTTTTCTCGGGGAGAAGGAGTTTATTGAACGATGCAAAAGGATCCTTGGAAAGTATGATGCGTTACACGAAATCCCTCGGTCGCAGCGGTTTGCAGACAGACCTTCTTTAGAACACCTCTTTACAGACAACATACAACAACAGAAGCAGGAACGAAACAACGTTATCCATGATGCCTGCATCCAATACGGATATACCCTGAAGGAGGTTGCCGACTTTCTTGGTATCCATTATACAACAGTGAGTAATGTCATCCGGAATCATGAAAACGATAAAAACTGA
- a CDS encoding DEAD/DEAH box helicase yields the protein MNEQRSHSIHVPDNLDVNEDFQRALNIMNSNARCIFITGRAGTGKSTLLTYFIQKTLKKVVVLASTGVAALRVRGQTIHSFFGFPPRIITGEDIKAMRNRELYETLDTVIIDEVSMVRADLMDGIDQFLRINRNERRSPFGGVQMIFFGDLFQLPPVISGDSEGQYLSFRYASPYFFDAHVFSQVNMDVVELRKVYRQKNRRFITMLNTIREGRADSALIAKINERHGPPPPPASDLVTLTTTNDRALTINNAKLAELPHNEFNFYGVPEGEYFQGQKEFPADLVLRLKKDAQVLFVKNDMKKRWVNGDIGTVVTVDYNMIEVGINRNNRVTVYPVEKETWEVIRYRFDHETGNIVADVVGKFTQYPLKLAWAITIHKSQGATFDRVHIDFGRGTFAHGQAYVALSRCRSFKGMTLERPFRLSDIRVDGRIVHFFNNALNR from the coding sequence ATGAATGAGCAGCGGTCCCATAGCATCCATGTCCCCGATAACCTCGATGTCAATGAGGATTTTCAGCGTGCCCTTAACATCATGAACAGCAATGCCCGGTGTATCTTTATCACCGGCAGGGCAGGGACGGGTAAATCGACTCTCCTCACCTATTTTATACAAAAGACCTTAAAGAAGGTGGTTGTCCTGGCGTCAACCGGTGTTGCCGCCTTACGGGTACGGGGGCAGACTATCCATTCCTTCTTTGGCTTCCCACCCCGGATCATTACCGGTGAAGATATCAAGGCGATGAGAAATCGTGAGTTGTATGAAACCCTTGACACTGTGATCATCGATGAAGTTTCCATGGTGAGAGCGGATCTGATGGACGGCATAGATCAATTCCTCCGCATAAACCGCAACGAGAGACGCAGTCCCTTCGGCGGCGTGCAGATGATATTTTTTGGAGATCTTTTCCAGTTGCCGCCGGTAATATCCGGTGACAGTGAAGGACAGTATCTCAGTTTTCGCTATGCGAGTCCTTACTTCTTTGATGCCCATGTGTTTTCTCAGGTTAATATGGATGTCGTTGAGCTCAGGAAGGTATACCGTCAGAAAAACCGCCGGTTCATCACTATGCTCAATACGATCCGTGAAGGTCGCGCAGACAGTGCTCTGATCGCAAAGATCAACGAGCGGCACGGTCCTCCACCTCCTCCTGCATCCGATCTTGTCACCTTAACAACTACCAATGACAGAGCATTAACGATAAATAATGCAAAGCTGGCAGAACTTCCCCACAACGAATTTAATTTTTACGGTGTTCCGGAAGGGGAATATTTCCAGGGGCAGAAAGAATTTCCTGCTGACCTTGTCCTGAGATTGAAGAAAGATGCGCAGGTGCTTTTCGTAAAGAACGATATGAAGAAACGGTGGGTCAACGGAGATATCGGCACTGTTGTCACGGTCGATTACAACATGATCGAGGTCGGAATTAACCGCAATAATCGTGTCACGGTTTACCCCGTGGAGAAGGAGACGTGGGAGGTGATCCGTTACCGGTTCGACCATGAGACCGGCAACATCGTCGCGGACGTTGTGGGAAAATTTACCCAGTACCCGTTGAAATTGGCCTGGGCGATAACCATCCACAAGAGCCAGGGAGCGACATTTGACAGGGTCCATATAGACTTCGGCAGGGGTACCTTCGCCCACGGTCAGGCATACGTGGCGCTAAGCCGCTGCCGGTCTTTTAAAGGTATGACCCTGGAGAGGCCGTTTAGGTTATCGGATATACGGGTGGATGGGAGGATAGTGCATTTTTTTAATAATGCGTTAAATCGTTAG
- a CDS encoding helix-turn-helix domain containing protein, producing the protein MNEKAFEGRPAKEIAGYFGVHYTTVCRAVKRAEDTMHDCKT; encoded by the coding sequence ATGAATGAGAAAGCATTCGAAGGCAGGCCGGCAAAGGAGATAGCAGGTTATTTTGGTGTTCATTATACAACGGTGTGCAGGGCGGTGAAGAGGGCAGAGGACACAATGCATGATTGCAAGACCTGA
- a CDS encoding DUF6516 family protein yields MEEIKIWQVPKTKDKPYGLKYSFAYIAGGERVVGYDNYEGKGDHRHYKGKEYPYRFKSLKELWRDFKKDIQRSREGGR; encoded by the coding sequence GTGGAAGAGATCAAGATATGGCAGGTACCCAAAACAAAGGATAAACCTTACGGGTTGAAATACTCTTTTGCATATATAGCGGGCGGTGAACGTGTTGTTGGATATGATAATTATGAGGGAAAAGGCGACCATAGACATTATAAGGGAAAGGAATATCCATACAGATTCAAAAGTCTAAAGGAGCTATGGAGAGATTTTAAAAAGGATATACAACGATCCAGGGAAGGTGGGAGATGA
- a CDS encoding helix-turn-helix domain containing protein translates to MNEKVFEGRPAKEIADHPGVHYTTVRRVVHLTHELPCPP, encoded by the coding sequence ATGAATGAGAAGGTATTTGAAGGCAGGCCGGCAAAGGAGATAGCCGATCATCCTGGTGTTCATTATACAACGGTGAGAAGGGTGGTCCATCTGACCCACGAACTGCCATGTCCTCCATAA
- the recQ gene encoding DNA helicase RecQ, with the protein MQEPINVRSPYQVLKTYFGYNSFRLRQEEIINHLLSGGDAFVLMPTGSGKSICYQIPSIIRDGICIVISPLIALMQDQVDAVRQLGIKAGFLNSTLDGRAAYAVEKMVINGELDLLYVAPERLVTEGFLRLLNSAKICLFAIDEAHCVSQWGHDFRPEYLQLDILADMFPKVPRIALTATADAITRRDIIDKLKLGNAKHFISSFDRPNINYRVEVKHNEKTQLLEFLRSEHPGESGIIYCMTRKKTEEIASFLAEMNLKALPYHAGLDNGTRTKNQKQFLESDGTIMVATIAFGMGINKPDIRFVAHLNLPKTLEGYYQETGRAGRDGESADAWMIYSLADVIILRQMIESSQGDEQFKNIQHRKMEAMLGYCETAKCRRQVLLNYFDEDFVGPCGTCDTCQGKVETFDGTLLAQKALSCVYRTGQMFGANYLIDVLAGKETERIRSFRHDKVSTFGIGKELSAMEWKSVFRQLAAAGLLQVNMESKGGFKLSSRCRPVLRGEQVFELRKDPVPVRKKAKQRRTASAPDSIQKEDGTARKQYHPDLWERLRSLRSELAHKLSLPAYVIFHDRTLRELTDVLPDSLKEMANITGVGQKKLEAYGQQFLEVIRKYKEENKLPPNAIEPEKAGPPDLVKKEAQKAEILRLLRVKNSKT; encoded by the coding sequence ATGCAAGAGCCAATCAATGTTCGATCCCCGTATCAGGTTCTGAAAACCTACTTCGGCTACAATAGTTTTCGTCTTCGTCAGGAGGAGATCATAAACCATTTGCTCTCAGGAGGCGATGCTTTCGTGCTTATGCCGACGGGCAGCGGAAAATCGATCTGCTATCAAATCCCCTCTATTATCAGGGACGGCATATGTATAGTGATATCGCCTCTCATTGCCCTTATGCAGGACCAGGTAGACGCCGTGCGCCAACTTGGTATCAAGGCCGGCTTTCTCAATTCCACCCTTGACGGCAGGGCAGCCTACGCTGTTGAAAAGATGGTGATCAACGGCGAACTGGATTTGCTCTATGTTGCTCCTGAACGGCTTGTCACTGAAGGCTTTCTGCGCTTGCTGAACTCGGCAAAAATATGCCTCTTCGCAATTGACGAAGCTCACTGCGTATCCCAATGGGGGCATGATTTCAGGCCGGAGTATCTTCAGCTTGATATCCTTGCCGACATGTTTCCCAAGGTACCGCGCATTGCCCTTACAGCAACGGCTGACGCGATCACGAGAAGAGATATCATCGATAAGCTAAAGCTTGGCAATGCCAAACATTTTATTTCAAGCTTTGACCGTCCGAACATCAATTACAGGGTAGAAGTAAAGCATAATGAAAAAACTCAGTTGCTGGAATTCCTCCGATCGGAACACCCGGGCGAATCCGGCATCATCTATTGCATGACAAGGAAAAAAACAGAAGAGATAGCGAGCTTCTTAGCTGAAATGAACTTGAAAGCCCTTCCATATCATGCCGGCCTTGACAATGGAACAAGGACGAAAAACCAAAAACAGTTTCTTGAAAGCGACGGCACTATTATGGTTGCAACGATAGCGTTCGGCATGGGCATCAACAAGCCGGACATTCGCTTTGTCGCGCATCTTAATCTGCCCAAAACGCTTGAAGGGTATTACCAGGAGACCGGGCGTGCCGGGCGCGACGGTGAAAGCGCAGATGCCTGGATGATCTATAGCCTGGCAGACGTAATAATTCTCCGACAGATGATCGAATCATCCCAGGGAGACGAACAGTTCAAAAATATTCAGCATCGCAAGATGGAAGCGATGCTGGGTTATTGCGAGACCGCGAAGTGCCGCAGGCAGGTCTTGCTTAACTATTTCGATGAAGATTTTGTCGGGCCATGCGGAACATGCGATACGTGCCAGGGAAAGGTTGAGACTTTCGACGGTACGCTTCTGGCCCAAAAGGCACTGTCCTGTGTATATAGAACGGGGCAGATGTTCGGGGCCAACTACCTGATTGATGTCCTTGCAGGGAAAGAGACCGAAAGGATCCGTTCTTTCAGACACGACAAGGTTTCGACATTTGGCATCGGAAAAGAGCTCTCTGCGATGGAGTGGAAGTCTGTGTTCAGGCAACTGGCAGCAGCCGGATTGCTCCAAGTCAACATGGAAAGCAAGGGCGGGTTCAAACTGTCTTCACGGTGCAGGCCTGTCCTCAGAGGCGAGCAAGTCTTCGAATTGAGGAAAGATCCTGTTCCCGTCAGAAAAAAAGCGAAGCAGCGGCGTACAGCATCGGCGCCGGATTCCATTCAGAAAGAAGATGGAACTGCCCGCAAACAATATCACCCTGATCTTTGGGAGCGCCTTCGTTCCTTGCGATCAGAACTGGCACACAAGCTTTCCCTCCCTGCGTATGTAATCTTTCATGACCGTACGCTAAGAGAATTGACCGACGTGCTTCCTGATTCCCTTAAAGAAATGGCAAATATAACCGGCGTGGGGCAGAAAAAGCTCGAAGCCTACGGACAGCAGTTCCTGGAGGTTATAAGGAAATATAAAGAAGAAAACAAATTGCCTCCCAATGCCATCGAACCTGAGAAAGCCGGCCCACCGGACCTCGTAAAAAAAGAAGCACAGAAGGCAGAAATACTTCGGTTGCTCAGAGTCAAGAATAGCAAAACTTAG